The Pelobates fuscus isolate aPelFus1 chromosome 2, aPelFus1.pri, whole genome shotgun sequence genome has a segment encoding these proteins:
- the LOC134585498 gene encoding aquaporin-12-like, which produces MAGLNILVTFFVTTVVLSQLLRYVSKKLLPSRLYQCTISELSSAFQLCACFMELRMLMEIGMWGGGFGPDVIMTLLFLLTVTHGFTFSGASANSAVSLQEFLLRDCPLIDTLSKILSQYLGMEAAKVVTSHYWALELTEFHTIQNMMAQECSSALQTSPAQGVFVEGLCAFCYHLVILRFQRIRPVYKSPVTALTVTLLVHAAGSYTGGFFNPTLALSLTFHCSGASLQDYALVYWVGSLIGMVLALFLHEGNIPLLFQRNLLYNQKGKYKTPKRKTLQATSAKTSGDVKSPSKKKTSEAGQRRPNNEQSKK; this is translated from the exons ATGGCAGGGCTGAACATCTTGGTAACTTTCTTTGTCACAACAGTAGTACTGAGCCAGCTTCTCCGATATGTTTCAAAGAAGCTCCTTCCTTCCAGGCTGTATCAGTGCACAATAAGTGAGCTGTCAAGTGCTttccagctatgtgcctgtttcATGGAGCTCCGAATGCTCATGGAAATTGGCATGTGGGGAGGGGGTTTTGGTCCTGATGTAATCATGACACTACTCTTTCTTCTTACTGTGACTCATGGATTCACCTTTAGTGGGGCATCTGCCAATTCAGCCGTGTCCCTACAGGAGTTTCTTTTGAGAGATTGTCCTCTCATAGATACTCTATCCAAGATATTgtctcaatatttgggcatggAGGCTGCGAAAGTGGTGACCAGCCATTACTGGGCATTAGAATTGACAGAATTTCACACAATTCAAAATATGATGGCACAGGAGTGCAGCTCTGCTCTACAAACCTCCCCTGCGCAAGGTGTATTTGTTGAAGGTCTGTGTGCTTTCTGCTATCACCTAGTGATTCTTCGATTCCAGCGAATAAGACCAGTCTACAAGAGTCCTGTAACAGCACTTACTGTAACTCTACTGGTGCATGCAG CTGGCTCGTACACTGGAGGTTTTTTTAATCCTACATTGGCTTTATCACTGACATTCCACTGCTCGGGAGCCAGTCTCCAAGATTATGCTTTGGTCTATTGGGTCGGATCTTTGATTG gCATGGTTCTAGCACTCTTCCTACATGAGGGAAATATCCCGTTGCTCTTCCAGAGGAACCTTCTATACAATCAGAAAGGAAaatacaaaaccccaaaaagaaAAACACTCCAAGCCACTTCAGCTAAAACATCTGGTGATGTCAAGTCACCATCTAAAAAGAAAACCAGTGAAGCCGGTCAACGGAGACCAAATAACGAACAGTCAAAAAAATAG